Proteins co-encoded in one Coregonus clupeaformis isolate EN_2021a chromosome 5, ASM2061545v1, whole genome shotgun sequence genomic window:
- the LOC121564486 gene encoding huntingtin-interacting protein 1 isoform X2: MDRVKSSMQQVPNPIPKALIRRTGGANSLELEKENFERGQAVSINKAINTQEVAVKEKHARTCILGTHHEKGAHTFWAAVNRLPLSSNAVLCWKFCHVFHKLLRDGHPNVIKDSMRNKADLSDMSRMWGHLSEGYGKLCSIYLKLLITKMEFHVKNPRFPGNLQMSNRQLDEAGENDVNNFFQLTVEMFDYLECELNLFLGVFSSLDMSRSVSVTAAGQCRLAPLIQVILDSSHLYDYTVKLLFKLHSCLPADTLQGHRDRFQEQFKKLKSLFYRSSNLQYFKRLIQIPQLPENPPNFLRASALSEHISPVVVIPAESSSPETEHMVDLVTEDLVDTDIPVQPAAVVEPRFDDLFGTSAATDPFNFNSQNGMRKDDKDRLIEQLTREIQALREELESFRLESGRLCQALRGRVNELEAELAEQSHLRMQALGESEFLRVELDDLRRVKEDTEKEQRSLTEIERKAVANEQRYTKLKEKYTELVQSHADLLRKNAEVTRQVTEARAARDEVDSVRREMQEKVKAAQEATESREQEQVEQLQELQRELISSRAALDTLKSTMASSQQSSEELSSQLSTVESEKVELAESLSKKEEELAGLGEELERVQSSLAGERENGVKTAEALQNQLNEKESREQALESQLVAARWSTLQGAVEEAERIVQDSLAQLDDPAHISCTSSADYLASRCQASLDCMDRLHSARDGYLADNTGLSELVRAITHLAHLVGDTIVQGSATSHMVPVEQADALSDSVKACGAEALTLLGQMKEQESLATADSATLRAALDGILATAEKLRPRGLELQQGELGDLVEQEMAATSAAVESAAARIEDMLNKSRAVDTGVKMEVNERILASCTDLMQAIKVLVLSSKDLQRDIVESGRGAASMKEFYVKNSRWTEGLISASKAVGWGATVMVDAADLVVQGKGKYEELMVCSHEIAASTAQLVAASKVKADKDNANLGRLKLASKGVTQATAGVVASTKSGKSQIEEKDTMDFSSMTLTQIKRQEMDSQVSVLELETKLQKERERLGELRKKHYELAGVAEGWGEEDEGTG, from the exons ATGGACCGAGTGAAGAGCTCCATGCAGCAAGTACCGAACCCAATTCCCAAAGCGCTGATTCGTCGGACCGGTGGTGCCAACAGTTTAGAACTTGAAAAGGAGAACTTTGAACGCGGTCAG GCTGTGAGCATCAACAAGGCCATCAACACGCAGGAGGTCGCCGTCAAAGAGAAGCATGCCAGGA CCTGTATCCTGGGGACCCACCATGAGAAGGGCGCCCACACTTTCTGGGCGGCGGTCAACCGGCTGCCGCTCTCCAGCAATGCGGTGCTCTGCTGGAAGTTCTGCCACGTCTTCCACAAGCTGCTGCGAGACGGCCATCCCAAC gtgaTAAAGGACTCGATGAGGAACAAGGCTGACTTGAGTGACATGAGCAGAATGTGG GGTCACCTGAGTGAAGGCTATGGGAAGTTGTGCAGCATCTACCTCAAACTGCTTATCACCAAGATGGAGTTCCACGTCAAA AATCCCCGTTTCCCCGGCAACCTTCAGATGTCAAACAGGCAGCTTGACGAGGCAGGAGAGAACGACGTCAACAACTT CTTCCAGTTGACAGTGGAGATGTTCGACTACCTGGAGTGTGAGCTCAACCTCTTCCTGGGTG TGTTCAGCTCCTTGGACATGTCGCGGTCTGTGTCGGTGACGGCGGCGGGCCAGTGTCGCCTGGCTCCCCTGATCCAGGTCATCCTGGACAGCAGCCACCTCTACGACTACACCGTCAAGCTGCTCTTCAAGCTGCATTCCT GCCTtcctgctgacacactccagggCCACAGAGACCGCTTCCAGGAGCAGTTCAAGAA GCTGAAGAGTCTGTTCTACCGCTCCAGTAACCTGCAGTACTTCAAGAGGCTCATTCAGATCCCACAGTTACCCGAG AACCCACCTAACTTCCTGCGGGCGTCGGCGTTGTCGGAGCACATCAGTCCCGTGGTAGTCATCCCAGCTGAGTCGTCCTCCCCCGAGACGGAACACATGGTGGACCTGGTGACAGAGGACCTAGTGGACACCGACATCCCCGTCCAGCCG GCTGCTGTGGTAGAGCCCAGGTTTGACGACCTCTTTGGCACATCCGCCGCCACGGACCCCTTCAATTTCAACAGTCAGAACGGGATGCGCAAGGATGACAA GGACCGCCTGATCGAGCAGCTGACACGGGAGATCCAGGCCCTCAGGGAGGAACTGGAGTCCTTCAGATtggag agtggGCGTCTGTGCCAGGCGCTGCGGGGGCGTGTCAATGAGCTGGAGGCGGAGCTAGCAGAGCAGAGCCACTTGAGAATGCAGGCATTGGGAGAGAGCGAGTTCCTGAGGGTGGAGCTTGACGACCTGCGCCGGGTCAAAGAAGACACGGAGAAAGAGCAGCGAAGCCTCACCGAGATCGAGA GGAAAGCGGTGGCCAACGAGCAGCGCTACACCAAGCTGAAGGAGAAGTACACAGAGCTGGTGCAGAGTCACGCTGACCTGCTGAGGAAG AATGCGGAGGTGACTCGTCAGGTGACGGAGGCGCGGGCGGCTCGGGACGAAGTGGACAGCGTGAGGAGAGAGATGCAGGAGAAGGTCAAGGCTGCCCAGGAGGCCACAGAGAGCCGG gagcaggaacaggtggagCAGCTGCAGGAGCTGCAGAGAGAGCTGATCTCCAGCAGGGCGGCGCTAGACACCCTGAAAAGCACCATGGCCTCGTCCCAACAG tCGAGTGAGGAGCTCAGTTCTCAGCTCTCGACTGTGGAATCGGAGAAGGTGGAGCTAGCAGAATCCTTGTCGAAGAAAGAGGAGGAGCTTGCAGGCCTGGGGGAGGAGCTAGAGCGTGTTCAGAGCAGCCTGGCCGGTGAGAGGGAGAACGGAGTGAAGACTGCCGAGGCCCTACAGAACCAACTCAATGAGAAG GAGAGCAGGGAGCAGGCCCTGGAGAGCCAGCTGGTGGCAGCCCGCTGGTCCACCCTACAGGGGGCtgtggaggaggcagagaggataGTCCAAGACTCACTGGCCCAGCTTGACGACCCAGCACACATCAGCTGCACCAGCTCTGCAG ACTACCTGGCGTCCAGGTGTCAGGCCTCTCTGGACTGTATGGACAGACTTCACTCTGCCAGAGACGGCTACCTGGCAGACAACACAG GTTTGTCGGAGCTGGTGCGGGCAATAACCCATCTTGCCCACCTGGTGGGCGACACCATTGTTCAGGGCAGTGCCACCTCTCACATGGTACCAGTGGAGCAAGCGGACG CGTTGTCAGACAGTGTGAAGGCGTGTGGGGCCGAGGCCCTGACCCTGCTGGGTCAGATGAAGGAGCAGGAAAGCCTGGCTACGGCAGACAGCGCCACACTGAGGGCAGCACTGGATGGCATCCTGGCCACCGCAGAG AAACTGCGCCCTCGGGGTCTGGAGCTGCAGCAGGGGGAGCTGGGAGATCTGGTGGAGCAGGAAATGGCTGCCACATCGGCCGCCGTGGAGTCAGCAGCCGCCAGGATAGAG GACATGCTCAATAAGTCGCGTGCAGTCGACACAGGGGTTAAGATGGAGGTCAACGAGAG GATCCTGGCCTCCTGTACAGACCTGATGCAGGCCATCAAAGTGCTCGTGCTGTCTTCCAAAGATCTGCAAAGGGACATTGTAGAGAGTggcagg GGGGCAGCATCCATGAAGGAGTTCTATGTCAAGAACTCTCGCTGGACAGAAGGCCTGATCTCAGCCTCCAAAGCCGTGGGCTGGGGCGCCACAGTCATGGT AGATGCAGCAGACCTGGTGGTGCAGGGCAAGGGCAAGTACGAGGAGCTAATGGTGTGTTCGCATGAGATCGCAGCCAGCACTGCACAACTGGTGGCCGCATCCAAG GTGAAGGCAGACAAAGACAATGCCAACCTGGGCCGCCTGAAGCTGGCATCCAAAGGGGTCACACAGGCCACCGCTGGGGTTGTAGCCTCCACCAAGTCCGGGAAGTCCCAGATTGAGGAGAAAG ACACCATGGATTTCTCCAGTATGACCCTCACTCAGATCAAGAGGCAGGAAATGGACTCACAG GTTTCGGTTCTAGAGCTGGAAACAAAGCTGCAGAAGGAGCGAGAGCGTCTTGGAGAGCTAAGGAAGAAGCACTACGAGCTGGCCGGGGTGGCCGAGGGCTGGGGGGAGGAGGACGAAG GTACAGGTTGA
- the LOC121564486 gene encoding huntingtin-interacting protein 1 isoform X1 — MDRVKSSMQQVPNPIPKALIRRTGGANSLELEKENFERGQAVSINKAINTQEVAVKEKHARTCILGTHHEKGAHTFWAAVNRLPLSSNAVLCWKFCHVFHKLLRDGHPNVIKDSMRNKADLSDMSRMWGHLSEGYGKLCSIYLKLLITKMEFHVKNPRFPGNLQMSNRQLDEAGENDVNNFFQLTVEMFDYLECELNLFLGVFSSLDMSRSVSVTAAGQCRLAPLIQVILDSSHLYDYTVKLLFKLHSCLPADTLQGHRDRFQEQFKKLKSLFYRSSNLQYFKRLIQIPQLPENPPNFLRASALSEHISPVVVIPAESSSPETEHMVDLVTEDLVDTDIPVQPAAVVEPRFDDLFGTSAATDPFNFNSQNGMRKDDKDRLIEQLTREIQALREELESFRLESGRLCQALRGRVNELEAELAEQSHLRMQALGESEFLRVELDDLRRVKEDTEKEQRSLTEIERKAVANEQRYTKLKEKYTELVQSHADLLRKNAEVTRQVTEARAARDEVDSVRREMQEKVKAAQEATESRMTSNEQEQVEQLQELQRELISSRAALDTLKSTMASSQQSSEELSSQLSTVESEKVELAESLSKKEEELAGLGEELERVQSSLAGERENGVKTAEALQNQLNEKESREQALESQLVAARWSTLQGAVEEAERIVQDSLAQLDDPAHISCTSSADYLASRCQASLDCMDRLHSARDGYLADNTGLSELVRAITHLAHLVGDTIVQGSATSHMVPVEQADALSDSVKACGAEALTLLGQMKEQESLATADSATLRAALDGILATAEKLRPRGLELQQGELGDLVEQEMAATSAAVESAAARIEDMLNKSRAVDTGVKMEVNERILASCTDLMQAIKVLVLSSKDLQRDIVESGRGAASMKEFYVKNSRWTEGLISASKAVGWGATVMVDAADLVVQGKGKYEELMVCSHEIAASTAQLVAASKVKADKDNANLGRLKLASKGVTQATAGVVASTKSGKSQIEEKDTMDFSSMTLTQIKRQEMDSQVSVLELETKLQKERERLGELRKKHYELAGVAEGWGEEDEGTG, encoded by the exons ATGGACCGAGTGAAGAGCTCCATGCAGCAAGTACCGAACCCAATTCCCAAAGCGCTGATTCGTCGGACCGGTGGTGCCAACAGTTTAGAACTTGAAAAGGAGAACTTTGAACGCGGTCAG GCTGTGAGCATCAACAAGGCCATCAACACGCAGGAGGTCGCCGTCAAAGAGAAGCATGCCAGGA CCTGTATCCTGGGGACCCACCATGAGAAGGGCGCCCACACTTTCTGGGCGGCGGTCAACCGGCTGCCGCTCTCCAGCAATGCGGTGCTCTGCTGGAAGTTCTGCCACGTCTTCCACAAGCTGCTGCGAGACGGCCATCCCAAC gtgaTAAAGGACTCGATGAGGAACAAGGCTGACTTGAGTGACATGAGCAGAATGTGG GGTCACCTGAGTGAAGGCTATGGGAAGTTGTGCAGCATCTACCTCAAACTGCTTATCACCAAGATGGAGTTCCACGTCAAA AATCCCCGTTTCCCCGGCAACCTTCAGATGTCAAACAGGCAGCTTGACGAGGCAGGAGAGAACGACGTCAACAACTT CTTCCAGTTGACAGTGGAGATGTTCGACTACCTGGAGTGTGAGCTCAACCTCTTCCTGGGTG TGTTCAGCTCCTTGGACATGTCGCGGTCTGTGTCGGTGACGGCGGCGGGCCAGTGTCGCCTGGCTCCCCTGATCCAGGTCATCCTGGACAGCAGCCACCTCTACGACTACACCGTCAAGCTGCTCTTCAAGCTGCATTCCT GCCTtcctgctgacacactccagggCCACAGAGACCGCTTCCAGGAGCAGTTCAAGAA GCTGAAGAGTCTGTTCTACCGCTCCAGTAACCTGCAGTACTTCAAGAGGCTCATTCAGATCCCACAGTTACCCGAG AACCCACCTAACTTCCTGCGGGCGTCGGCGTTGTCGGAGCACATCAGTCCCGTGGTAGTCATCCCAGCTGAGTCGTCCTCCCCCGAGACGGAACACATGGTGGACCTGGTGACAGAGGACCTAGTGGACACCGACATCCCCGTCCAGCCG GCTGCTGTGGTAGAGCCCAGGTTTGACGACCTCTTTGGCACATCCGCCGCCACGGACCCCTTCAATTTCAACAGTCAGAACGGGATGCGCAAGGATGACAA GGACCGCCTGATCGAGCAGCTGACACGGGAGATCCAGGCCCTCAGGGAGGAACTGGAGTCCTTCAGATtggag agtggGCGTCTGTGCCAGGCGCTGCGGGGGCGTGTCAATGAGCTGGAGGCGGAGCTAGCAGAGCAGAGCCACTTGAGAATGCAGGCATTGGGAGAGAGCGAGTTCCTGAGGGTGGAGCTTGACGACCTGCGCCGGGTCAAAGAAGACACGGAGAAAGAGCAGCGAAGCCTCACCGAGATCGAGA GGAAAGCGGTGGCCAACGAGCAGCGCTACACCAAGCTGAAGGAGAAGTACACAGAGCTGGTGCAGAGTCACGCTGACCTGCTGAGGAAG AATGCGGAGGTGACTCGTCAGGTGACGGAGGCGCGGGCGGCTCGGGACGAAGTGGACAGCGTGAGGAGAGAGATGCAGGAGAAGGTCAAGGCTGCCCAGGAGGCCACAGAGAGCCGG ATGACTTCAAAT gagcaggaacaggtggagCAGCTGCAGGAGCTGCAGAGAGAGCTGATCTCCAGCAGGGCGGCGCTAGACACCCTGAAAAGCACCATGGCCTCGTCCCAACAG tCGAGTGAGGAGCTCAGTTCTCAGCTCTCGACTGTGGAATCGGAGAAGGTGGAGCTAGCAGAATCCTTGTCGAAGAAAGAGGAGGAGCTTGCAGGCCTGGGGGAGGAGCTAGAGCGTGTTCAGAGCAGCCTGGCCGGTGAGAGGGAGAACGGAGTGAAGACTGCCGAGGCCCTACAGAACCAACTCAATGAGAAG GAGAGCAGGGAGCAGGCCCTGGAGAGCCAGCTGGTGGCAGCCCGCTGGTCCACCCTACAGGGGGCtgtggaggaggcagagaggataGTCCAAGACTCACTGGCCCAGCTTGACGACCCAGCACACATCAGCTGCACCAGCTCTGCAG ACTACCTGGCGTCCAGGTGTCAGGCCTCTCTGGACTGTATGGACAGACTTCACTCTGCCAGAGACGGCTACCTGGCAGACAACACAG GTTTGTCGGAGCTGGTGCGGGCAATAACCCATCTTGCCCACCTGGTGGGCGACACCATTGTTCAGGGCAGTGCCACCTCTCACATGGTACCAGTGGAGCAAGCGGACG CGTTGTCAGACAGTGTGAAGGCGTGTGGGGCCGAGGCCCTGACCCTGCTGGGTCAGATGAAGGAGCAGGAAAGCCTGGCTACGGCAGACAGCGCCACACTGAGGGCAGCACTGGATGGCATCCTGGCCACCGCAGAG AAACTGCGCCCTCGGGGTCTGGAGCTGCAGCAGGGGGAGCTGGGAGATCTGGTGGAGCAGGAAATGGCTGCCACATCGGCCGCCGTGGAGTCAGCAGCCGCCAGGATAGAG GACATGCTCAATAAGTCGCGTGCAGTCGACACAGGGGTTAAGATGGAGGTCAACGAGAG GATCCTGGCCTCCTGTACAGACCTGATGCAGGCCATCAAAGTGCTCGTGCTGTCTTCCAAAGATCTGCAAAGGGACATTGTAGAGAGTggcagg GGGGCAGCATCCATGAAGGAGTTCTATGTCAAGAACTCTCGCTGGACAGAAGGCCTGATCTCAGCCTCCAAAGCCGTGGGCTGGGGCGCCACAGTCATGGT AGATGCAGCAGACCTGGTGGTGCAGGGCAAGGGCAAGTACGAGGAGCTAATGGTGTGTTCGCATGAGATCGCAGCCAGCACTGCACAACTGGTGGCCGCATCCAAG GTGAAGGCAGACAAAGACAATGCCAACCTGGGCCGCCTGAAGCTGGCATCCAAAGGGGTCACACAGGCCACCGCTGGGGTTGTAGCCTCCACCAAGTCCGGGAAGTCCCAGATTGAGGAGAAAG ACACCATGGATTTCTCCAGTATGACCCTCACTCAGATCAAGAGGCAGGAAATGGACTCACAG GTTTCGGTTCTAGAGCTGGAAACAAAGCTGCAGAAGGAGCGAGAGCGTCTTGGAGAGCTAAGGAAGAAGCACTACGAGCTGGCCGGGGTGGCCGAGGGCTGGGGGGAGGAGGACGAAG GTACAGGTTGA
- the LOC121564486 gene encoding huntingtin-interacting protein 1 isoform X3 — translation MCLPGLFREAVSINKAINTQEVAVKEKHARTCILGTHHEKGAHTFWAAVNRLPLSSNAVLCWKFCHVFHKLLRDGHPNVIKDSMRNKADLSDMSRMWGHLSEGYGKLCSIYLKLLITKMEFHVKNPRFPGNLQMSNRQLDEAGENDVNNFFQLTVEMFDYLECELNLFLGVFSSLDMSRSVSVTAAGQCRLAPLIQVILDSSHLYDYTVKLLFKLHSCLPADTLQGHRDRFQEQFKKLKSLFYRSSNLQYFKRLIQIPQLPENPPNFLRASALSEHISPVVVIPAESSSPETEHMVDLVTEDLVDTDIPVQPAAVVEPRFDDLFGTSAATDPFNFNSQNGMRKDDKDRLIEQLTREIQALREELESFRLESGRLCQALRGRVNELEAELAEQSHLRMQALGESEFLRVELDDLRRVKEDTEKEQRSLTEIERKAVANEQRYTKLKEKYTELVQSHADLLRKNAEVTRQVTEARAARDEVDSVRREMQEKVKAAQEATESRMTSNEQEQVEQLQELQRELISSRAALDTLKSTMASSQQSSEELSSQLSTVESEKVELAESLSKKEEELAGLGEELERVQSSLAGERENGVKTAEALQNQLNEKESREQALESQLVAARWSTLQGAVEEAERIVQDSLAQLDDPAHISCTSSADYLASRCQASLDCMDRLHSARDGYLADNTGLSELVRAITHLAHLVGDTIVQGSATSHMVPVEQADALSDSVKACGAEALTLLGQMKEQESLATADSATLRAALDGILATAEKLRPRGLELQQGELGDLVEQEMAATSAAVESAAARIEDMLNKSRAVDTGVKMEVNERILASCTDLMQAIKVLVLSSKDLQRDIVESGRGAASMKEFYVKNSRWTEGLISASKAVGWGATVMVDAADLVVQGKGKYEELMVCSHEIAASTAQLVAASKVKADKDNANLGRLKLASKGVTQATAGVVASTKSGKSQIEEKDTMDFSSMTLTQIKRQEMDSQVSVLELETKLQKERERLGELRKKHYELAGVAEGWGEEDEGTG, via the exons ATGTGTCTGCCTGGACTATTCAGAGAG GCTGTGAGCATCAACAAGGCCATCAACACGCAGGAGGTCGCCGTCAAAGAGAAGCATGCCAGGA CCTGTATCCTGGGGACCCACCATGAGAAGGGCGCCCACACTTTCTGGGCGGCGGTCAACCGGCTGCCGCTCTCCAGCAATGCGGTGCTCTGCTGGAAGTTCTGCCACGTCTTCCACAAGCTGCTGCGAGACGGCCATCCCAAC gtgaTAAAGGACTCGATGAGGAACAAGGCTGACTTGAGTGACATGAGCAGAATGTGG GGTCACCTGAGTGAAGGCTATGGGAAGTTGTGCAGCATCTACCTCAAACTGCTTATCACCAAGATGGAGTTCCACGTCAAA AATCCCCGTTTCCCCGGCAACCTTCAGATGTCAAACAGGCAGCTTGACGAGGCAGGAGAGAACGACGTCAACAACTT CTTCCAGTTGACAGTGGAGATGTTCGACTACCTGGAGTGTGAGCTCAACCTCTTCCTGGGTG TGTTCAGCTCCTTGGACATGTCGCGGTCTGTGTCGGTGACGGCGGCGGGCCAGTGTCGCCTGGCTCCCCTGATCCAGGTCATCCTGGACAGCAGCCACCTCTACGACTACACCGTCAAGCTGCTCTTCAAGCTGCATTCCT GCCTtcctgctgacacactccagggCCACAGAGACCGCTTCCAGGAGCAGTTCAAGAA GCTGAAGAGTCTGTTCTACCGCTCCAGTAACCTGCAGTACTTCAAGAGGCTCATTCAGATCCCACAGTTACCCGAG AACCCACCTAACTTCCTGCGGGCGTCGGCGTTGTCGGAGCACATCAGTCCCGTGGTAGTCATCCCAGCTGAGTCGTCCTCCCCCGAGACGGAACACATGGTGGACCTGGTGACAGAGGACCTAGTGGACACCGACATCCCCGTCCAGCCG GCTGCTGTGGTAGAGCCCAGGTTTGACGACCTCTTTGGCACATCCGCCGCCACGGACCCCTTCAATTTCAACAGTCAGAACGGGATGCGCAAGGATGACAA GGACCGCCTGATCGAGCAGCTGACACGGGAGATCCAGGCCCTCAGGGAGGAACTGGAGTCCTTCAGATtggag agtggGCGTCTGTGCCAGGCGCTGCGGGGGCGTGTCAATGAGCTGGAGGCGGAGCTAGCAGAGCAGAGCCACTTGAGAATGCAGGCATTGGGAGAGAGCGAGTTCCTGAGGGTGGAGCTTGACGACCTGCGCCGGGTCAAAGAAGACACGGAGAAAGAGCAGCGAAGCCTCACCGAGATCGAGA GGAAAGCGGTGGCCAACGAGCAGCGCTACACCAAGCTGAAGGAGAAGTACACAGAGCTGGTGCAGAGTCACGCTGACCTGCTGAGGAAG AATGCGGAGGTGACTCGTCAGGTGACGGAGGCGCGGGCGGCTCGGGACGAAGTGGACAGCGTGAGGAGAGAGATGCAGGAGAAGGTCAAGGCTGCCCAGGAGGCCACAGAGAGCCGG ATGACTTCAAAT gagcaggaacaggtggagCAGCTGCAGGAGCTGCAGAGAGAGCTGATCTCCAGCAGGGCGGCGCTAGACACCCTGAAAAGCACCATGGCCTCGTCCCAACAG tCGAGTGAGGAGCTCAGTTCTCAGCTCTCGACTGTGGAATCGGAGAAGGTGGAGCTAGCAGAATCCTTGTCGAAGAAAGAGGAGGAGCTTGCAGGCCTGGGGGAGGAGCTAGAGCGTGTTCAGAGCAGCCTGGCCGGTGAGAGGGAGAACGGAGTGAAGACTGCCGAGGCCCTACAGAACCAACTCAATGAGAAG GAGAGCAGGGAGCAGGCCCTGGAGAGCCAGCTGGTGGCAGCCCGCTGGTCCACCCTACAGGGGGCtgtggaggaggcagagaggataGTCCAAGACTCACTGGCCCAGCTTGACGACCCAGCACACATCAGCTGCACCAGCTCTGCAG ACTACCTGGCGTCCAGGTGTCAGGCCTCTCTGGACTGTATGGACAGACTTCACTCTGCCAGAGACGGCTACCTGGCAGACAACACAG GTTTGTCGGAGCTGGTGCGGGCAATAACCCATCTTGCCCACCTGGTGGGCGACACCATTGTTCAGGGCAGTGCCACCTCTCACATGGTACCAGTGGAGCAAGCGGACG CGTTGTCAGACAGTGTGAAGGCGTGTGGGGCCGAGGCCCTGACCCTGCTGGGTCAGATGAAGGAGCAGGAAAGCCTGGCTACGGCAGACAGCGCCACACTGAGGGCAGCACTGGATGGCATCCTGGCCACCGCAGAG AAACTGCGCCCTCGGGGTCTGGAGCTGCAGCAGGGGGAGCTGGGAGATCTGGTGGAGCAGGAAATGGCTGCCACATCGGCCGCCGTGGAGTCAGCAGCCGCCAGGATAGAG GACATGCTCAATAAGTCGCGTGCAGTCGACACAGGGGTTAAGATGGAGGTCAACGAGAG GATCCTGGCCTCCTGTACAGACCTGATGCAGGCCATCAAAGTGCTCGTGCTGTCTTCCAAAGATCTGCAAAGGGACATTGTAGAGAGTggcagg GGGGCAGCATCCATGAAGGAGTTCTATGTCAAGAACTCTCGCTGGACAGAAGGCCTGATCTCAGCCTCCAAAGCCGTGGGCTGGGGCGCCACAGTCATGGT AGATGCAGCAGACCTGGTGGTGCAGGGCAAGGGCAAGTACGAGGAGCTAATGGTGTGTTCGCATGAGATCGCAGCCAGCACTGCACAACTGGTGGCCGCATCCAAG GTGAAGGCAGACAAAGACAATGCCAACCTGGGCCGCCTGAAGCTGGCATCCAAAGGGGTCACACAGGCCACCGCTGGGGTTGTAGCCTCCACCAAGTCCGGGAAGTCCCAGATTGAGGAGAAAG ACACCATGGATTTCTCCAGTATGACCCTCACTCAGATCAAGAGGCAGGAAATGGACTCACAG GTTTCGGTTCTAGAGCTGGAAACAAAGCTGCAGAAGGAGCGAGAGCGTCTTGGAGAGCTAAGGAAGAAGCACTACGAGCTGGCCGGGGTGGCCGAGGGCTGGGGGGAGGAGGACGAAG GTACAGGTTGA